The genomic interval TCAAAAACATCTTTGACTTCAGCAGGGAGGAGCTGAAAGTTCCACCCCACAGGAAAACCAACATTGTGTTTCCGAAGGCTCAACTCAAATTCAACATTGACCCAACTCCCATGCCATCTCCCCCGGAATCTGATAAAAGGGGAAAGAACAAGAAGACAACTCCAGTTCAGTCACGCCAAACGCAGGTCTGGAATACAAGCCAGAGTGAGCTGAGCAAATATCGCAGGAAGTTCAAAAGAATACTCCGGGAACTGCAGAGGCTGGAGATCAAAAAAGCGACGAGCTTGTTTTGTGGTAAGAAATTACTTTGGACACAAATGCCAATCCAGACTGGATGTGCATTTATATCCGTGTGTACACTCTGAAAGAAAGGGGGGAGCACATGATAGAGTTTCAAGTACTCCAGGGTTTTTAAGCATGTATCAAGAAGCAGGACTTGTAAGGCAGCTGGTCTAGAGCGAAAAAGAGAAGCgcaatattaaaacaaaaagagCTTCTCTGCGCAGCTTTAAATAAACGATATCTAGAATAACGTGTACAAGTGTTAATGTGATGAAATTTAAAGCGCAATAGAGTGCTGACCACACTATAACTCAAACCAAGATATGCCCAGTAAAAGTGGTGTGATGGTGATTaagtgaacaaatcactcacataaTATCTGCAGGGAAATGGTCTGATCACGCGTGACTCTCTCTTAGGAAATACAAGAGgagtacatagcataatacagtttaaTGGGGGaaggacacactcacattctccaAATGATAAATCGCAATGTGTGCTTTAAGGGCACACTCTGGGACTACCGAAATCCTCTGGAACTGGAAGAGTTTCGATGTAGGTCCCCGTTAGCCGCCTGGATACTCCGATCCACATTGTTCAATGGTGACTGTCGGCACTTCCACGTCTACGCATGCAGCAGGTACGGTGTCTCGTGAGGGACTGGACTCTTCCTCACCAGCTACGGAGTCTTCAGAGGGtcaaaaaccctacgcgtttcgcctacTATCTAGTTCGGCtacaacccctgaggaagctggAAGACTCCGTAGCTGATGAGGAAGAGTCCAGTCCCCCACGAGCCACCGTACCTGCTACGTGCGCAGACGTGGAAGTGCTGACGGTCGCCATTGAACAATGTGGATCGGAGTATGCAGGCGGCTAACGGGGACCTACATCGAGACTCTTCCAGTTCCAGAGGATTTCGGTAGTCCCAGAGTGACGAGAGTGTGCCCTTAAAGCACTCATTGCGATTTATCATTtggagaatgtgagtgtgtccttCCCCCATTAAATACATTTGTTTGTGCAATAgcctgtattatgctatgtactcCTCTTGTATTTCCTAAGAGAGAGTCACGCGTGATCAGACCATTTACCTGCAGATAttatgtgagtgatttgttcacttAATCACCATCACACCACTTTTACTGGGCATATCTTGGTTTGAGTTATAGTGTGGTCAGCACTCTATTGCGCTTTATATTTCATCACATTAGCTGGTCTAGAGAGAGGAATATTTTCTTTAGTAGTAAATGCAGTAATGGGATTAAATTGCACGGAGCAGACTGAGTAAAGCATGGAGATAATGTTGAGTCTATAGTTTCACAATAAGTAGAGGGAATGGGGCAGGCTGGTTTATCCAAGTGGTCCTTACGTTCTTGACTGTCCCGATATTGAGGAATTTTGTTTGCATTGCTTctggttcgggggggggggggaggaggttgggATTAGCTTGTTTTTTTGGTTAAAACCAGTTTAAAATGGTCTGTGTTGTGATACAGTTAAAGTCCTGTAGCCTTTTCACCACTAAGAGGTTAATAGACTCTAGATCTTGTAACGAGGTCTCCAAAAGTTGGGATGAACAGAGTTGATGTGCAAATGGTCTCTATGTTGTAATACTATATTACCCAAGATGTATCTCAGGTGCGAATGGGACACTCACTGTTATAACACTATCTGCATTCTAGCAGATCATTCAGAAGCCTTCAAGAGACTTATGGACGCAAATCTTACACTATTCAAACAGAAACAGGTGACAGAACAGACCAACAAGGGCCACTCCAACAAAGGCAAGAGAGGTTCAGGTGAGGCGTGGTTTTTAATGTGCTGGTGTCTGGCATCACAACGTTTTGCAGACACACTGAATTTCAACCCATGAAACCAGCTCAGAGACCACAATTTTACTTTCCTGGTGTCTCCACTTTTGGCTTTGATAAGGCACATCATAAGGGAATGTAAGATGTAAAGCAGTAATAGGATTTCTGCACTACGGTAGTGGGAGATATTTTTAACCCCTCCTGCGCTGTTCCCCGGCCACTGAAGTGGGCAAATCAGTTCCCTTTGCATCTCCTgactttgtgttttgtttttttccccctttttttagcAGATCCATCTCAGCGGTCACATCCTACCATAATCCTTTCCACCTCCCTGATGCTCCTCCAGCAGTTGTCTGGCACCTGTCTCAAGTGCGCCTTAGTACGCGGGAATAAGCTAAGTAGGTAGCCACCCAACTTCTGATCTAAATGAGGACTCCTTTCCCCTTGTCCTTATGTCTGTTCCTGATGCTCCCACAGGTGCCTTCATGGCCCTCTCTGATCAAATGACCTCTGGACCGAGTCAGTGGACCAAAGATAAGCTACAAGAAGTGATGCAGATCATGTGAGTGTCTAAAGCCTGAGAGGCCAAGACTATAATCATGTTTGCAGGTGATGAGCCAGAAATCGAGGCACTGTCCCTCTAAATTGTTTACCCTCCACAACCCCACTGCCATTGTGTGTTTAAAACAGAGGATTAACAAATCCATTGTCCCAAGAGCTCACAGTCTAATATTTTAGTCACTGAGGCTCAGGGGGATCACGGTATTTTCCCAAGATCATGAGGTCGTAGATCCACATCTCAGATCATAGTAAAATCAGAAGCTAGTTGCTTTACCACTAGGccattccgtgtgtgtgtgtgtgtgtgtgtgtgtgtgtgtgtgtgtgtgtgtgtgtttgattagAATAAGCTATTGGTATGGATGTTTCCATTGAAGTGGGTGAACAAAGTTGGATTCCAGTGtcagctacttgtgaccttgtgcaagtctCTTTATTGGACTTCAGCACcaaaattagagtgtaagctcttcagggcaggtgCTCATTGTGCCTggcaaattctatgtacagctctGCAAACCCTGTCAGTGCTGTTTATAGGaaagagagataaaaaaaatgatatatacagtatatagacagTTACCTCTTTTTATACTGTAGTCTGCGCctacaccctctctctgtgcccatGGAGCGGCCATGGGTATGACCTCTGTTGCTGGGCCCTAGCAGTGAAGGAGATGAGGTGGGTGAAGGGTCTCCCTCTTTCTTCCTTTCAGAAAGCAGGAGGCTGCAGCTGCCCTTTCCCGGGGCCACACCAAGCCTCTGCTCTTCCAGTATTACGCAAAGAAGATCTCCAAGGTCTCCACACCTGGGGCACCACCCAGTGGCAGTGACACCAAAAGTACAGGGAGCACGCAGAAGAAGACCCGCGTGCCCAAGCTGTGCTGTGCCTTGCCAGATGGGTCCATGTGCATTTAGTATCTTTTCAGAGATTGGAATCTATATGGGGACTTGGCAGGTGGCAACTAGCTCTGTGCTACAATGTGTATCTAGCAATGAACCAGAACCCAGCTTCCTTTACACACACCACTAACACACATATCAcactatgggggttatgcactaagcagtgataagtgggttttctgggtgctatgcacaaagcagtgataagtgcttttaagtgagataactgcctttatagcgtgatactgcctgctgtgagattcacaaagcagtgataacagtgcagtataatGCTATAATGGCtatttaaaagcacttatcactgctttgtgaatctcacagaatgcaatatcgcgctataaaggcatttatctcacttaaaagacttatcactgctttgtgaatctcacagaaggcagtatcacgcgataatggctttttatctcacttataagcacttatcactgcttagtgcataaccccctatgtcTCCATGTTTTGGCATGGTATAGTAATGCACTATATATTAGTGTTTGTATACTGCCATGAGCAGGCAGCCAAGGCAAAACTATGTGTCGCAAAGGGAATTCCCAAACAACCAATGATATTGCGCTTGTGTGCGCCTATGTACTAACCTTTCTTCTTTCTCAATTTGCGCTTGAAAATTATCAGCCCACAAATAAGATGTGCAGATGTCAATGGCATCTGGGCACCAAAATACATTTTTGGAACCTGCATCAAAATCGTCTGGCAAGTTAAAAAGCGTTAGTGCAGAATGAGGTTGCcatgtatcaaccaaaaatgtatttggtgTCGCtcggatgtttcattatataacttaaCAAATTGTagtattttcacagtatggctattttacataatattacactaataatttatatttgcTAATActatttataaattaaaaaaaaatgacaaataattCCGTTTTTCATTTTAGTTGTATCAATCAACCTATTCAACATAACAGAATCCGTCTAACTTAATTTCAAACAACGACCTGTGCGTCATATGTATGATGTCATATAATGACCTACATATATAGGCCACGCAGTTTATGTAGGTTTGCACTTGTTTTTGGCACTGCAATTCAAATGTAGTCTTGCTACGTATGCCCCATTGTGTTGAGAAATGCTGGGTGGCAGTTGTAGCTGTAATTTATAACCAGGGCTAGCTAGTGCGAGATCTCAGCAGAGCAGTACGCTGAACTCTCGCCTGTGCTTCCTGTCACAGGAAATGACATCAGCACCTTCAACATGGCTGCCCCCTGATCCACAAGTTTCAGGCAGACAGATGTTTCGTTGTTCCACAGAGAATGAGTCCCATGGCACATTGAGAGAGTCCAGGATTTGAAATCTCTTGTATTGATTTATAAACCCTGATGAGTACACTGTTAGTTATTTGGACCCAGGTGGCGGTGGCACTTTGGTATTTCAACCAATACACAAAAAAACGTACAATTCTTTCTATGATAGTGCTGCTTGGGTTGACCCTTTATGTACAAGTGACTTTATGTGGTAGCAGGTTTGTCATTCTTTGACAAGCTTTTGGTGCCAGGAACATGATGAGGTTCTGACTAGTTGTGTTGGAGAGTCCTTGACTTGTCTCCTTCAGCTATCCCTCAGGACACCTGGCTATGTGCCAGCTCACTTTCTTCATGGGAATCTCTCGCTCGTTCCTCTACCTCTTTGAAGACGCTCCTAGTTTGGCCTTCTTGGCTTCATTTGTATCGGACGGCATGGGATGCGTTTATTATAATGAACCCAGCTGGTAAGGGAGTCTCTGTGAGTTGGATGGGGGTAGACTGGCTTTGGCATTTTAAAAAAAGCTTTAACAATGTTTCTACCATGTAAAAAGCACTTTGGACTTGGGTTATCACCTGGATTATCATTGAATGTACTAATTGGAACTAAGAGCTAATTTGCTAAACAGACATTTATGGTAAAACTATTAGTATGTGTAATAAATATTATTTCAATAAGTGGTAGTTAATACTTTCACTGCTAGATGGATTCGCATCACACTGTTATACAGGTCCATTCATATACATAGTCTTGTAAAACTGTGTTCGAGGTAGAACAAAATGTGTGCTTTGCATCTCCGCTCCGAAGAGCTTGCAGTCTAATTCTTGATGCTTGAGGCACCGGAAAACAAAGGGGCTTGTCCCAATGTGGCACAAAGCGTGAATTCATTATGGAACTGAGGCTTCCCCTTCTTGGGTCAATGATAATACTAATaaaatgttcttgtatagcgctgctagttgtacgagataaagtgactcgcccaaggtcacaaggagccgacaccgagaattgaaccaggttcccctgcttcaaactcagtgtcagtcagtatctttactcactgagccgctccttctccttcaaTGTTTTAAATACAGAACTACTACACCTCTGCTTTGTACATCCAACAGGGAACAGATTAATTTGCAGGGAACAAACAATTTAACCCAAAATCCCAAGCATAAATAGAACATGTGGCAGTTAGATAATGTCGAGGGCTAGCAGTCTATCACCATGCACTGTGTCCTGTCAGCCTGCTGTCTGTGTTCCTCTGTATTCCCTTTCAGCTGTTCCATTGCATTGATCATGGATACCTTGGGAGGACTGATAAGGGATATCAATGGGTATGTGGTCTATACCTGGGATTGGACTGCCACGGCCCTTCCTCCACGGACCTTCGTGTTTAAGGTGATCTTTTGTATCTCAATGTGTCAGAGTAGAGACTGGTAACATGATTCTGAGCAATATCAAAGCATCTTTTATTTTTAAAGTACATTACATTGACAGCAGTCCTTTGGAGGTACTTCTGGATCACAGTCAACAGCTAAGTTCCTAGCTCCGAAACTGTCCCAAAAACACTAGATTTGCAGAAGAACAGAAATGTACCATGGAAAGCAATGGTATTTTACATATTGATAAGTGTGAGGCTTCTTTTCTCTGATTTTGCAGCAGGAAGATACCCAAACATATGTTTACTTGACTACTATTTAAGTTTAGCTTCTGCGTCACTGTAGGTGAATACACTGGTGTATATACCTATATGTCCAACTCGGAGGCCTGCTTAAGAAATATCATCAATCCTCTGAGTTTACAAGTTCTGATTATAAATGTTGTATAAATATGAGGAAAGCCCCAGACTCTGGTCCATGAGACTTGTTGTTTCCACAGATTAGTGAACATTTGACGTTGCAAGTCTTTAGCCAGACCTCCGTCTCGGTGGTCTTCAACTGCCAGGAAGATACCATCACCGTTCCCCTGCGGTCTCCTTCACCAACTGTGCACCAACCCGTGACAAGGAAATCGGTGAGGGCAAACACACCACGGTTCATGTTAATCAAATCATACTCCAAAACACAACCTAAAATAGTGACCGTATGAATGGTTGGTCCAGGATTTGCCGCTTCCAGTTGCAAGGGGCAAAAATCATCTTTATGATAAGATTTGAAAAGATGTTTGCATAGACTAATCGGTGGGCTGGTCAAAAATGACATTTATTGAAGATTATCTGTGTTTTTGTTGAGCGAGACGCAACATTTCTTGTCCAGGGGATCTCATCTCATGTCTATAGGGACAAATCATTTCTCGGAGATTGGGTTCCATGATATTCTGTGGACTGCCCTGTCCAGCCATACTGATGTTTTGTCAGGACTGCTTTGTTTCCCTTTGGATTGATTTATTAGCTGTAATTATTGGTGGTCTCCACGCATGATTTTGTTGATCTTTATTCTCCAACGACCACAGTTATTTGTGTTTCCATACTCGATATTACTATATCTTACAGCATGTACGTTGTCCACCCACCATGCTTTAAACCCGATCTGTTTCCATGATCCGAGCTTTGTCTCAGTGTTTGCCATTCAGAGGCGGCCTCTTTGCACCTTCCAGCTCTTCCCAAAGGCTGCATCGACCTTTTCCCTGAAACCCCTATAACATCCTTAGCATTGTAACATACTGTTCTCTGCCTAGGTTCATCCCATTGTCTGCCCATTTCTCcaaatatttatattacaagTGCACTTTTAGCAAAGAGTTGGCCACAGGAAGATCCTTTTCATGTTCACAAAACCGATAAATAATCACATTTATGAAGTTTCATTTTAGTCTTAAAAAAAAAGCTATCAGTGGCCAAAGAAGAGTGTTTATAAAAAGCCTCAGCTATACGCTTCAGTTAGACAGTCAAGAGATCTTCTATAGACAGGTGTTTCTTTTTTCCTTCACACCCACTGCCCATGCAAAACACAAAGGGGTAAGTATCCTTATAACACTAGAGCATTGACTGCCTTAGGAAGACTTCTGATGGTGCTAATGTTTGGTCTGGGAGACCCTGACAAAGCACTAAAGGACCCACCACCAAGCTGTTTGACTCCTGCCAGTGACCTCCTCATTGTGTCTCACTGCAGATGGTGTTTCAGCTGAATGAGGAGGCGGAGAAGCGGGAGCCGCTCCATAGGGCCATGTTGGACCTGAAGAAGCAGTTTTGGCACAGCATCAAGCAGTTCACCAAGACGGTTCACCTCGCTGCGGGTAATGTGTGCTCCAGCAGAAGGGTGGTTACATCTCTATGTACATTAGTTGAGCCGTCTAAAGCTAACTGGTCATCGCATACTAAACTTCTTTAGAACCCATTGGGTGAAGTCACTTAAAAATTTGTTGTACTGTTCCTAACTTAAAAATGTATTGCACATTGTGGTAAATCTATTTAGAGATTTACTTTTATATTTGGTAAAGCAGGAATGGAAAGGTTATGTATGAAATAAATCCTTCCAAATAGAAATAGTAGTGGAAACCATACATTTGTCAATCAAAAAGTTTTGGTTGCCTGCGGCTGTAAATATAAAGGTTGCGGTACTCCCCAATGTGCTGTCACATCTCCACCACTGGTGGAACCCCTTCTAGCTTGAACAGAATTCCATGGGGTTCCCCACCCTGGTATACCGAGTGAAACACTGGAAGCCGCTCGCATTGATCTTCTGGTTATTTTGTGACACTTTGTATCTGGAATCAGAGTAAAGATTCCGCTCTGTCTCCTTCCATTTCTCCGCAGTCCGGAAGTTCCCGTCTCCCTGGCACGGGCAACACACGCTGTCTCCCCCTGGGGTCACACACACAAGGGCGGCCACCAAGAGCCCCACAGAGTTCACCGCTGTCACGCCGAAGGTGATGACCCCCAAGGCTCTTAGTCCTGGTCCGCACGGGGGCCCCGCTGCTCAGCTGCTGGAATGGAAACAACCAAAGACGACGTTAAGGTTTGTAGCGCTACATTGTATAGCAATGTGTGGGGCGTGTTTAACCCCTGCATTACTGGAGGGGTCATGTAACTCATTACAGAGCACTGCGTTTATAAGCGTTCTAGATAGAGATCGAGGTCACATAACATCTTTATAAGAAAATGATGAAGAGAACCCAGACACGCCCTACTGTTTTGTACACTCTGCACGAGGGGTATAAAAAGGCGCCTTTTGGTAGAATCATtgcataaattaaattaaaaatagtAATTTTGCTCAGCACAAACTCGCCAGAGAAACCTCCCTGTGTGTAGAGAGGGGCGACTTTTGGGGGCGAATTTGGATCAACAGCAGATGGGCTGGTTCCTcgggtccgcggatttcagcgaatagatctcaaaaagggcggttcgcgttttgcaaatgttttattattattaccgatACGTTCCGTGGATTCCGGCGGGTTGTATCTAGGGCGGGTTTTTAGGAATCTGCGTGGATTCAAACTGGTCAAATCCGTTTACGGATTTTACGCAGCAAAacggatttttttttggggggggtgtgtgagaatCCGGGAGGTGGATTTGCCCGTCTCTAATTGTGCGAAAACTCCTtgttcacacacacagacacacacacggatcCAACCAGTAATATTGTGTCACCAAATAGCAACTGGAGTTGTCAAATTGAATATTTCCTGACTGCAGAGGAGCAgccttgtttaaccccttcatggctgGAAAGGTTAGCAATGCAGCATTGTATTGCATGAGATGGATAgaaagatagatacatagatagctTTGAAGTGTGTTCCACTAAAAGTGTTACAGCCCCTCCTGTCCCGCAGGGCAAAACCTTTTGTTTCAGCGGAAGAGCAGTTGTCCTCCACGATTTCCGATGACACGTGTCCGCCCCCTGCTGTGCACTGCCCGGTGGTGCTGCGGAGGTGGCTAAGCGGGGTCCTCTCCGACTCTGAGTGTAGGTGCTTCTTGACGATTCCGAGCGTCACAGACCTGGAGCTGGACGTGTTTGTTAGGGCCCCCCGGGAACTTCCCCACCAGATCCTGGTGCTGGGAGTCGTGTCCTCCCAGAATCCCAAGCGATCGGCCTTCCTGGAGAACATTCTGGAGGAGCTGTACTCACAGAGGAAAAACCGAGGCCGCTCGCCCTGCTTGCAGGTGAGGACAGGCGGCGGTGGCAGAGGTGCAAATACTGGGGGGTGCAGCCGGTTGCACGGGCGGAAAGTATAAACATGTCTTTTCCCGCCGGGGGCTCGCACGGCTGGCTCTTCTGGCCgtcaaggggttaaacacccccccccccccctccccctcacacctttctctctttctctctatcagTGCAAACTGGACCCATATCGATTCCTGAAGTATGACGTGGATAGCTCCCTCGCGCCCGGTGCCGCTCTGCTGGTGGAGAGAAACTGTGCAGCTCCAGGATTTACCCTGGTGAGAAGATCATCAATATATTAGAACAGACTTGACATGGAGGTCTCTTATGGTGTGTGTAGACATGGAGGTCCCTTACGGTGTGTGTAGACATGGAGGTCTCTTATGGTATGTGTAGACATGGAGGTCTCTTATGGTGTGTGTAGACATGGAGGTCTCTTATGGTGTGTGTAGACATGGAGGTCTCTTACGGTGTGTGTAGACATGGAAGTCTCTTACGTGTGTGTAGACATGGAGGTCTCTTACGGTGTGTGTAGACATGGAGGTCTCTTGCGGTGTGTGTAGACATGGAGGTCTCTTGCGGTGTGTGTAGATATGGAGGTCTCTTATGGTTTGTGTAGACATGGAGGTTTCTTATGGTGTGTGCAGACATGGAGGTCTCTTACGGTGTGTGTAGACATGGAGGTCTCTTACGGTGTGTGTAGCGTAGGATGTGCTAAGGGCTGTGGTGCATTAGGAAGTCTAATGTGACCTGGAAGTTGTTGCATGAAGTCCTGATTAACTCCAGTGTTCAGGCTGATTGCTCATCCACAATCTACTCCCCTACCAATGACCTGTCCAGGAAATCAATGCTATTGGCTGAAGCTGCACCTGAgatcccagcacacacacagctgatTGAAGCCTGATAATGAGCATAATGTATAGTCAGGAGAACATGGATGGTCCCTATTTTcagtgcgcgtgcacacacacacacacgcacacacgcacgcacgcacacacacaaccagaaacacacacacaactaggcacacacacacagcctgaaacacacacacacacacacacagtggtcagaacacacacacagactgaaacacacacacacacccaggcacaaaCACACAACCAGAGATGAGAACAGACATTATGGGCTCTTATAcggaccaaaccccctctgtGCAACCCCCGCTCACTATGTCATACGGCAGCctcctctctaataacgtgtatACCTCACATAGCATGTAATGCTTGATTGCTACCACCAGAGGGTGCTACAAGCACACGTTACTGCTATGACCAGGCACAGGGTACAGgaagtcctcgttatccaacgtttcacgtTACAATGAATGACATATccgacgctttacaatgcaaccccaaGGGCCGTTTCCCGaaacctgaatgcgttatccaacgctcagcgccactgattaacatgggactcactttacaacggtttcactatccaacgctacttccagaacgggtcccgttggataaccgaggaccgcctgtatgtgCTAAATTGCTAATTGATGTGTTTCCTATACAGCTCTGGTCAGTGTGCGCAGCGCTGTACATCGCATTTTGCAGGTACAGTGAATCTCTGCCCCATAAAGATAAAAGGCAGGGCTGCCTGGGCACGCCGGACCTCTTACCACCTCCGGAGACGGAATCGCCTCCTGCTACCGTACGACGACGCATCGCTTTGATGATGCGATGTCACGCGATGCGCTGGGCCTCTTGTCCGCCCTCACGTCCCCGTGACGTTGCATCATCGCGTGGTAACAGCAGGAGATGCCGGCGCTTACAGAGACCCCGCACGCTCCCCTGGGCCTACTCCGGTAATCActgtttaaatgttgtggtgatTATTTGAACCCCCTCaatatttaaactgtgattacGGAAGGCGGGCCAAGGGAGGGCGCGGGGTCCAGGTGCACCGCCATCAAGCCAGCTCTgggcctggcccaaggtcacaaggagacagTGGCAGAACCACTGTCCCGGTGAACCCGGTAACATCAGGTGGCGCAACTTCAGAGTCCAGCTGCCGGGACCTTTGGCAGGACCTCTGCTTACTGATGGGCCCGGCTTtactctctcccctgtgtcccgATTGGCGACGGAAGTTAGGTCCCCATCTGCCCGCAAGCTTCAAAGACGCTGGAaaggagcccccccccctccccacccaccacaCAGGTGCAATCACTGGGGGTgtggtgtatgtggtgattgagtgtgtgtgagaagggaggggggcggtgtgATTGAGTGGCTGTGTGATTGAGTATGTGAGGGAGGGGAGATtatgtgtgtgagtgggattgaTAGATGGAAGTGGGGGGAGAATAGGAGAGAGGGCggcagatgagagagagagagggggggagattaggagagagagcagtggatgagagagagaagagggaagagagagcgagagagaggggggagattagGAGAGAGAACGGTGGATgaaagagaggggaaagagagagagagaggggggagattagGAGAGAgcagtggatgagagagagaggagggaagagagagcgagagagagagggggagattaggagagagaatggtggatgaaagagaggggagagagagagagagagagagagagagagagagaggggatattaGGAGAGAgcagtggatgagagagagggggggagattaggagagagagcagtggatgagggagagagaggggggaagattaGAATAGAGAGAGGTGGATGAgcgatataatttttttttcaggGG from Ascaphus truei isolate aAscTru1 chromosome 17, aAscTru1.hap1, whole genome shotgun sequence carries:
- the C17H3orf20 gene encoding uncharacterized protein C3orf20 homolog isoform X1, which encodes MLQRRSSPAIIILLQRHSRDPPPALIFSRRLPLTTASQMDLPQKLITDIEKNTAFEDMKIAAPSILSELTQLLKYSRQHDFRLLNGVKNIFDFSREELKVPPHRKTNIVFPKAQLKFNIDPTPMPSPPESDKRGKNKKTTPVQSRQTQVWNTSQSELSKYRRKFKRILRELQRLEIKKATSLFCADHSEAFKRLMDANLTLFKQKQVTEQTNKGHSNKGKRGSADPSQRSHPTIILSTSLMLLQQLSGTCLKCALVRGNKLSAFMALSDQMTSGPSQWTKDKLQEVMQIIKQEAAAALSRGHTKPLLFQYYAKKISKVSTPGAPPSGSDTKSTGSTQKKTRVPKLCCALPDGSMCIYYPSGHLAMCQLTFFMGISRSFLYLFEDAPSLAFLASFVSDGMGCVYYNEPSCCSIALIMDTLGGLIRDINGYVVYTWDWTATALPPRTFVFKISEHLTLQVFSQTSVSVVFNCQEDTITVPLRSPSPTVHQPVTRKSMVFQLNEEAEKREPLHRAMLDLKKQFWHSIKQFTKTVHLAAVRKFPSPWHGQHTLSPPGVTHTRAATKSPTEFTAVTPKVMTPKALSPGPHGGPAAQLLEWKQPKTTLRAKPFVSAEEQLSSTISDDTCPPPAVHCPVVLRRWLSGVLSDSECRCFLTIPSVTDLELDVFVRAPRELPHQILVLGVVSSQNPKRSAFLENILEELYSQRKNRGRSPCLQCKLDPYRFLKYDVDSSLAPGAALLVERNCAAPGFTLMYTRGRLIFGGSILNGYGCTKKDLLQQIRQAARDGRAGRFLPDNFKFSQADPQRPQTARQSSRGRPFDKQTAPEDERAPGKHLRRRSLTPTEKPSRPDSALHFVMMALSDQDCLLSIDRRKTRRLSAVPEDQSLNS
- the C17H3orf20 gene encoding uncharacterized protein C3orf20 homolog isoform X2 — protein: MLQRRSSPAIIILLQRHSRDPPPALIFSRRLPLTTASQMDLPQKLITDIEKNTAFEDMKIAAPSILSELTQLLKYSRQHDFRLLNGVKNIFDFSREELKVPPHRKTNIVFPKAQLKFNIDPTPMPSPPESDKRGKNKKTTPVQSRQTQVWNTSQSELSKYRRKFKRILRELQRLEIKKATSLFCDHSEAFKRLMDANLTLFKQKQVTEQTNKGHSNKGKRGSADPSQRSHPTIILSTSLMLLQQLSGTCLKCALVRGNKLSAFMALSDQMTSGPSQWTKDKLQEVMQIIKQEAAAALSRGHTKPLLFQYYAKKISKVSTPGAPPSGSDTKSTGSTQKKTRVPKLCCALPDGSMCIYYPSGHLAMCQLTFFMGISRSFLYLFEDAPSLAFLASFVSDGMGCVYYNEPSCCSIALIMDTLGGLIRDINGYVVYTWDWTATALPPRTFVFKISEHLTLQVFSQTSVSVVFNCQEDTITVPLRSPSPTVHQPVTRKSMVFQLNEEAEKREPLHRAMLDLKKQFWHSIKQFTKTVHLAAVRKFPSPWHGQHTLSPPGVTHTRAATKSPTEFTAVTPKVMTPKALSPGPHGGPAAQLLEWKQPKTTLRAKPFVSAEEQLSSTISDDTCPPPAVHCPVVLRRWLSGVLSDSECRCFLTIPSVTDLELDVFVRAPRELPHQILVLGVVSSQNPKRSAFLENILEELYSQRKNRGRSPCLQCKLDPYRFLKYDVDSSLAPGAALLVERNCAAPGFTLMYTRGRLIFGGSILNGYGCTKKDLLQQIRQAARDGRAGRFLPDNFKFSQADPQRPQTARQSSRGRPFDKQTAPEDERAPGKHLRRRSLTPTEKPSRPDSALHFVMMALSDQDCLLSIDRRKTRRLSAVPEDQSLNS